A single genomic interval of Lathyrus oleraceus cultivar Zhongwan6 chromosome 7, CAAS_Psat_ZW6_1.0, whole genome shotgun sequence harbors:
- the LOC127105061 gene encoding uncharacterized protein LOC127105061, producing the protein MSMKMKMEEQENLNLIPPTATLEIDKDLTLLPRIKLNLTVHPSTPSSSITNQIDEWKTKRALLDFLQTSHSLPFPLPEEDLQFKRFNKDLKKRKREDPVVYGTLHIWDLSFLSEKNENDVVKWRNGLVEKLNGVELNLQGVRFRLEVDVPECDDFDGMKKNWEEFYAFRNVNRSSRREPDTVVVNGVPSRWFAETRVSSKPSMLVTHTIFSKFGKISKLE; encoded by the exons ATGAGCATGAAGATGAAAATGGAGGAGCAAGAAAATCTAAACCTAATCCCCCCAACAGCAACCCTAGAAATAGACAAAGACCTCACTCTCCTACCACGCATCAAACTCAACCTCACCGTACACCCTTCCACACCTTCATCCTCCATAACAAACCAAATCGACGAATGGAAAACCAAACGAGCCTTACTCGATTTTCTCCAAACCTCTCATTCTCTTCCCTTTCCTCTCCCCGAAGAAGATCTTCAATTCAAACGCTTCAACAAAGACCTCAAAAAGCGTAAACGCGAAGATCCCGTCGTTTACGGTACACTCCACATCTGGGACCTGTCGTTTTTGAGTGAGAAGAATGAAAACGACGTTGTGAAATGGAGGAATGGTCTTGTTGAAAAATTGAACGGCGTTGAGTTGAATCTTCAAGGGGTTAGGTTTAGGCTCGAGGTTGATGTTCCTGAGTGTGATGATTTTGATGGGATGAAGAAGAATTGGGAAGAGTTTTATGCTTTTCGGAATGTCAATCGGAGTTCCAGGCGCGAACCGGATACGGTTGTTGTTAATGGTGTGCCGTCGCGGTGGTTCGCGGAGACTAGGGTTTCTTCTAAACCTTCTATGCTTGTTACTCATACCATTTTTTCAAAGTTTGGCAAGATAAG CAAGCTTGAGTAG